The proteins below are encoded in one region of Thunnus maccoyii chromosome 24, fThuMac1.1, whole genome shotgun sequence:
- the ical1 gene encoding islet cell autoantigen 1-like isoform X1, with amino-acid sequence MMDGFAGDMLSGGRALLGEDSSVMARMQKKFWKTKQVLIKATGKKEDEYVVASDADLDAKLEFFRSVQSTCTELLKVIEKYQHRITRLSQEENKLGLFLRFQAEHDRTKAGNMMDATSKALCTSAKQRMALCPPLHRLHQEVETFRRRAIADTLLTVSRMEKARTEYRGALLWMKDVSQELDPDTYKQLEKFRKVQAQVRGTKGQFEKLKNDVCQKVDMLGASRCNMLSHSLCTYQTTLLQFWEKTAHAMSGIHEAFQGHVSYQFTTLKDLRDPLEQITDTQKLEDKKEKALQSNTDSLVSLDDDKPSGSASDADPALSSDGQSQSSDTVSQNATTSTPAQHDLSGLSLASDGDLMLMACDLPQPQLPAPTNTPFQPQLLPAPHARGQEEPWGFGSPQSSLAQLPATGGGLLNLAATGLRPEEEDGERGDMAFLKDLLSPGPGAADEFSREWQDAFGLLDAPSVPPAGTGAASTSGPDPAARPASNPPSPTGFLPSQLLDHSLSSTGWSTPPMFQAPPLQPPPGQNQSAQPAPSSAANAAAGGSRDMSAWFNLFADLDPLSNPDAIGRSADELLNA; translated from the exons GTTTGCAGGGGACATGCTGAGCGGCGGCCGGGCTCTGCTGGGTGAGGACAGCTCGGTGATGGCTCGCATGCAGAAGAAGTTCTGGAAGACCAAGCAGGTCCTCATCAAAGCCACGGGCAAAAAGGAGGACGAGTACGTAGTAGCCTCAGACGCTGACCTGGATGCCAAGCTGGAg TTCTTCCGCTCTGTTCAGTCCACCTGTACAGAGCTGCTGAAGGTGATCGAGAAGTACCAGCACAGGATTACAC GCTTGTCCCAAGAGGAGAACAAGCTCGGCCTGTTTCTGCGATTCCAAGCTGAACATGATCGCACCAAAGCTGGCAACATGATGGACGCCACCAGCAAGGCCCTGTGCACCTCCGCCAAGCAGAG GATGGCACTTTGCCCGCCTCTGCACCGTTTGCACCAGGAAGTGGAGACGTTCCGGCGGCGCGCCATCGCTGACACACTTCTAACAGTCAGTCGTATGGAGAAGGCCCGCACCGAGTACAGAGGAGCTCTGCTCTGGATGAAAGACGTCTCACAAGAACTGGACCCTGACACTTACAAACAGCTGGAGAAGTTCCGCAAG GTCCAAGCCCAGGTCAGAGGGACAAAGGGCCAGTTTGAGAAACTAAAGAATGATGTGTGTCAGAAGGTTGACATGCTGGGAGCGAGCCGCTGCAACATGCTCTCCCACTCCCTCTGTACCTACCAG ACCACTCTGCTGCAGTTCTGGGAGAAGACAGCTCATGCCATGTCGGGTATCCACGAGGCCTTCCAAGGACACGTATCATACCAGTTCACCACACTCAAG GACCTGCGGGACCCACTGGAGCaaataacagacacacagaaactaGAGGACAAGAAGGAGAAGGCTCTACAGAGcaacacagacag TCTGGTGTCCTTGGATGACGACAAGCCATCAGGAAGTGCCTCTGACGCAG ACCCCGCCCTCAGCAGTGACGGACAGAGCCAATCAAGTGACACTG TGTCCCAAAACGCTACCACGTCTACTCCAGCCCAGCACGATCTGAGCGGACTATCACTGGCCTCCGATGGCGACCTGATGCTCATGGCCTGTGATCTGCCACAGCCACAGCTCCCAGCCCCAACAAACACCCCCTTCCAGCCTCAGCTCTTGCCTGCTCCCCATGCTAGAGGACAGGAGGAACCCTGGGGCTTTGGAAGCCCTCAGTCCAGCCTCGCACAGCTGCCTGCCACCG GTGGGGGTCTGCTCAACCTTGCTGCAACAGGGCTGAGACCAGAGGAGGAAGACGGTGAACGGGGTGACATGGCTTTCCTCAAAGACCTCCTCAGCCCAGGTCCGGGGGCTGCTGACGAGTTCAGCAGAGAGTGGCAGGATGCTTTCGGGCTGTTGGACGCTCCCAGCGTCCCTCCTGCAGGCACAGGGGCAGCGAGCACCAGCGGCCCGGACCCTGCAGCTCGCCCAGCCTCCAACCCTCCCAGCCCCACCGGCTTCTTGCCCTCCCAGCTGCTGGATCACAGTCTGAGCTCCACAG GCTGGTCAACCCCACCTATGTTCCAAGCTCCACCCCTGCAGCCTCCTCCTGGTCAGAACCAATCAGCTCAGCCGGCTCCAAGTTCAGCAGCTAATG ctgctgcaggtggaTCCAGAGACATGTCTGCCTGGTTCAACTTGTTTGCAGACCTGGACCCCCTTTCCAACCCCGACGCCATTGGACGCTCCGCGGATGAGCTTCTCAACGCCtga
- the ical1 gene encoding islet cell autoantigen 1-like isoform X2, translating into MMDGFAGDMLSGGRALLGEDSSVMARMQKKFWKTKQVLIKATGKKEDEYVVASDADLDAKLEFFRSVQSTCTELLKVIEKYQHRITRLSQEENKLGLFLRFQAEHDRTKAGNMMDATSKALCTSAKQRMALCPPLHRLHQEVETFRRRAIADTLLTVSRMEKARTEYRGALLWMKDVSQELDPDTYKQLEKFRKVQAQVRGTKGQFEKLKNDVCQKVDMLGASRCNMLSHSLCTYQTTLLQFWEKTAHAMSGIHEAFQGHVSYQFTTLKDLRDPLEQITDTQKLEDKKEKALQSNTDSLVSLDDDKPSGSASDADPALSSDGQSQSSDTAQHDLSGLSLASDGDLMLMACDLPQPQLPAPTNTPFQPQLLPAPHARGQEEPWGFGSPQSSLAQLPATGGGLLNLAATGLRPEEEDGERGDMAFLKDLLSPGPGAADEFSREWQDAFGLLDAPSVPPAGTGAASTSGPDPAARPASNPPSPTGFLPSQLLDHSLSSTGWSTPPMFQAPPLQPPPGQNQSAQPAPSSAANAAAGGSRDMSAWFNLFADLDPLSNPDAIGRSADELLNA; encoded by the exons GTTTGCAGGGGACATGCTGAGCGGCGGCCGGGCTCTGCTGGGTGAGGACAGCTCGGTGATGGCTCGCATGCAGAAGAAGTTCTGGAAGACCAAGCAGGTCCTCATCAAAGCCACGGGCAAAAAGGAGGACGAGTACGTAGTAGCCTCAGACGCTGACCTGGATGCCAAGCTGGAg TTCTTCCGCTCTGTTCAGTCCACCTGTACAGAGCTGCTGAAGGTGATCGAGAAGTACCAGCACAGGATTACAC GCTTGTCCCAAGAGGAGAACAAGCTCGGCCTGTTTCTGCGATTCCAAGCTGAACATGATCGCACCAAAGCTGGCAACATGATGGACGCCACCAGCAAGGCCCTGTGCACCTCCGCCAAGCAGAG GATGGCACTTTGCCCGCCTCTGCACCGTTTGCACCAGGAAGTGGAGACGTTCCGGCGGCGCGCCATCGCTGACACACTTCTAACAGTCAGTCGTATGGAGAAGGCCCGCACCGAGTACAGAGGAGCTCTGCTCTGGATGAAAGACGTCTCACAAGAACTGGACCCTGACACTTACAAACAGCTGGAGAAGTTCCGCAAG GTCCAAGCCCAGGTCAGAGGGACAAAGGGCCAGTTTGAGAAACTAAAGAATGATGTGTGTCAGAAGGTTGACATGCTGGGAGCGAGCCGCTGCAACATGCTCTCCCACTCCCTCTGTACCTACCAG ACCACTCTGCTGCAGTTCTGGGAGAAGACAGCTCATGCCATGTCGGGTATCCACGAGGCCTTCCAAGGACACGTATCATACCAGTTCACCACACTCAAG GACCTGCGGGACCCACTGGAGCaaataacagacacacagaaactaGAGGACAAGAAGGAGAAGGCTCTACAGAGcaacacagacag TCTGGTGTCCTTGGATGACGACAAGCCATCAGGAAGTGCCTCTGACGCAG ACCCCGCCCTCAGCAGTGACGGACAGAGCCAATCAAGTGACACTG CCCAGCACGATCTGAGCGGACTATCACTGGCCTCCGATGGCGACCTGATGCTCATGGCCTGTGATCTGCCACAGCCACAGCTCCCAGCCCCAACAAACACCCCCTTCCAGCCTCAGCTCTTGCCTGCTCCCCATGCTAGAGGACAGGAGGAACCCTGGGGCTTTGGAAGCCCTCAGTCCAGCCTCGCACAGCTGCCTGCCACCG GTGGGGGTCTGCTCAACCTTGCTGCAACAGGGCTGAGACCAGAGGAGGAAGACGGTGAACGGGGTGACATGGCTTTCCTCAAAGACCTCCTCAGCCCAGGTCCGGGGGCTGCTGACGAGTTCAGCAGAGAGTGGCAGGATGCTTTCGGGCTGTTGGACGCTCCCAGCGTCCCTCCTGCAGGCACAGGGGCAGCGAGCACCAGCGGCCCGGACCCTGCAGCTCGCCCAGCCTCCAACCCTCCCAGCCCCACCGGCTTCTTGCCCTCCCAGCTGCTGGATCACAGTCTGAGCTCCACAG GCTGGTCAACCCCACCTATGTTCCAAGCTCCACCCCTGCAGCCTCCTCCTGGTCAGAACCAATCAGCTCAGCCGGCTCCAAGTTCAGCAGCTAATG ctgctgcaggtggaTCCAGAGACATGTCTGCCTGGTTCAACTTGTTTGCAGACCTGGACCCCCTTTCCAACCCCGACGCCATTGGACGCTCCGCGGATGAGCTTCTCAACGCCtga
- the ical1 gene encoding islet cell autoantigen 1-like isoform X3, translated as MMDGFAGDMLSGGRALLGEDSSVMARMQKKFWKTKQVLIKATGKKEDEYVVASDADLDAKLEFFRSVQSTCTELLKVIEKYQHRITRLSQEENKLGLFLRFQAEHDRTKAGNMMDATSKALCTSAKQRMALCPPLHRLHQEVETFRRRAIADTLLTVSRMEKARTEYRGALLWMKDVSQELDPDTYKQLEKFRKVQAQVRGTKGQFEKLKNDVCQKVDMLGASRCNMLSHSLCTYQTTLLQFWEKTAHAMSGIHEAFQGHVSYQFTTLKDLRDPLEQITDTQKLEDKKEKALQSNTDSLVSLDDDKPSGSASDADPALSSDGQSQSSDTGGGLLNLAATGLRPEEEDGERGDMAFLKDLLSPGPGAADEFSREWQDAFGLLDAPSVPPAGTGAASTSGPDPAARPASNPPSPTGFLPSQLLDHSLSSTGWSTPPMFQAPPLQPPPGQNQSAQPAPSSAANAAAGGSRDMSAWFNLFADLDPLSNPDAIGRSADELLNA; from the exons GTTTGCAGGGGACATGCTGAGCGGCGGCCGGGCTCTGCTGGGTGAGGACAGCTCGGTGATGGCTCGCATGCAGAAGAAGTTCTGGAAGACCAAGCAGGTCCTCATCAAAGCCACGGGCAAAAAGGAGGACGAGTACGTAGTAGCCTCAGACGCTGACCTGGATGCCAAGCTGGAg TTCTTCCGCTCTGTTCAGTCCACCTGTACAGAGCTGCTGAAGGTGATCGAGAAGTACCAGCACAGGATTACAC GCTTGTCCCAAGAGGAGAACAAGCTCGGCCTGTTTCTGCGATTCCAAGCTGAACATGATCGCACCAAAGCTGGCAACATGATGGACGCCACCAGCAAGGCCCTGTGCACCTCCGCCAAGCAGAG GATGGCACTTTGCCCGCCTCTGCACCGTTTGCACCAGGAAGTGGAGACGTTCCGGCGGCGCGCCATCGCTGACACACTTCTAACAGTCAGTCGTATGGAGAAGGCCCGCACCGAGTACAGAGGAGCTCTGCTCTGGATGAAAGACGTCTCACAAGAACTGGACCCTGACACTTACAAACAGCTGGAGAAGTTCCGCAAG GTCCAAGCCCAGGTCAGAGGGACAAAGGGCCAGTTTGAGAAACTAAAGAATGATGTGTGTCAGAAGGTTGACATGCTGGGAGCGAGCCGCTGCAACATGCTCTCCCACTCCCTCTGTACCTACCAG ACCACTCTGCTGCAGTTCTGGGAGAAGACAGCTCATGCCATGTCGGGTATCCACGAGGCCTTCCAAGGACACGTATCATACCAGTTCACCACACTCAAG GACCTGCGGGACCCACTGGAGCaaataacagacacacagaaactaGAGGACAAGAAGGAGAAGGCTCTACAGAGcaacacagacag TCTGGTGTCCTTGGATGACGACAAGCCATCAGGAAGTGCCTCTGACGCAG ACCCCGCCCTCAGCAGTGACGGACAGAGCCAATCAAGTGACACTG GTGGGGGTCTGCTCAACCTTGCTGCAACAGGGCTGAGACCAGAGGAGGAAGACGGTGAACGGGGTGACATGGCTTTCCTCAAAGACCTCCTCAGCCCAGGTCCGGGGGCTGCTGACGAGTTCAGCAGAGAGTGGCAGGATGCTTTCGGGCTGTTGGACGCTCCCAGCGTCCCTCCTGCAGGCACAGGGGCAGCGAGCACCAGCGGCCCGGACCCTGCAGCTCGCCCAGCCTCCAACCCTCCCAGCCCCACCGGCTTCTTGCCCTCCCAGCTGCTGGATCACAGTCTGAGCTCCACAG GCTGGTCAACCCCACCTATGTTCCAAGCTCCACCCCTGCAGCCTCCTCCTGGTCAGAACCAATCAGCTCAGCCGGCTCCAAGTTCAGCAGCTAATG ctgctgcaggtggaTCCAGAGACATGTCTGCCTGGTTCAACTTGTTTGCAGACCTGGACCCCCTTTCCAACCCCGACGCCATTGGACGCTCCGCGGATGAGCTTCTCAACGCCtga